In Diachasmimorpha longicaudata isolate KC_UGA_2023 chromosome 7, iyDiaLong2, whole genome shotgun sequence, the following proteins share a genomic window:
- the LOC135164758 gene encoding E3 ubiquitin-protein ligase MARCHF6, translated as MTEDMLADICRVCRSEGLADRPLFHPCICTGSIKWIHQECLVQWMRYSRKEYCELCGHRFSFTPIYSPDMPRRLPIRDVVGGLVSSIVTAVKYWLHYTLVALAWLGLVPLTACRTYRALFSGSLDFVKIMSLPMDMISTENISSDVFHGCFVVTCTLFAFIGLVWLREQILHAGGPDWLERDAPLLPADVNHPEAPQLEQGELLDAPQPFPGANVRENNNIPPFVEEPPRQDNDDNHPLYREIGDNPDNPPLDNINEEEGQREEPAAQEEPADGWRAQEQDQVQGGGEAEEANWNPMEWDRPAEELTWERLLGLDGSLLFLEHVFWVISLNTSFIFVFAFCPHNIGRYTIIGLGLQKHAAASHFEGLVTTLCGYGFIGGTLVVLHTLAALFGFQRFQRILGLCYVVVKVALLSVVEIGVLPLVCGWWLDICSLAMFDATLKDRESSFRIAPGTCMFIHWLVGMVYIYYFASFILLLREVLRPGVLWFLRNLNDPDFSPIQEMIHLPILRHARRLVASAVIFGTAILLMLWLPVRILRWAWPGFLPYTVTVQTGAQVSELSMELLLLQVILPALLEQSHTRTWLKAIIRGWCQAVAWMLDLQSYLLRNQRDDRDNAVIEELQHDLGAAHQAIAQMRHRGAPPGYQPYTRSRWFPARLVGLLLCLCASLVVASLIAMTLPVWLGRRVMALWMVGAPAPSPPVLPPAVPVSSVGDTMVVFSGRVHEIYTLACGTYVCWAVARGLALAFSWLPRGRRAIIDRIKHWAIISVRASIAFILLVGVIPLLFGLLLELVVVVPLRLPLEQNPILFPWQDWALGVLYTKIATAITMMGPEWKLRTAIEKAYNDGVREMDLKFVITELAAPVICVFGLALAIPYAIGYGIIPLFVTNLQTQILIARRLYPFLLLIISVCVLITFHIRQFRKLYEHIKNDKYLVGQRLVNYEHRNKQQSQRSS; from the exons ATGACGGAGGACATGTTAGCAGACATCTGTAGGGTGTGTAGGTCGGAGGGTTTAGCAGACCGCCCCCTATTCCACCCCTGTATATGCACAGGGAGCATAAAATGGATCCACCAGGAGTGCCTTGTCCAGTGGATGAGGTACTCCAGAAAAGAATACTGTGAGCTCTGTGGCCACAGATTCTCCTTCACTCCAATTTACAGCCCAGATATGCCCCGTCGCCTCCCAATCAGAGACGTTGTGGGGGGTTTGGTCTCCAGTATCGTAACAGCAGTGAAATACTGGTTACATTACACCCTAGTGGCTCTCGCATGGTTGGGCCTGGTTCCTCTGACGGCCTGTCGAACGTATCGAGCGCTGTTCAGTGGATCCCTCGACTTCGTTAAAATAATGTCTCTTCCAATGGATATGATATCAACAGAGAACATCTCCTCGGACGTGTTTCACGGTTGCTTCGTAGTAACATGCACTCTATTCGCCTTTATCGGCCTTGTGTGGTTGAGAGAGCAGATTCTTCACGCTGGCGGTCCAGACTGGCTGGAGCGGGACGCTCCTCTTCTTCCAGCCGATGTCAATCATCCTGAGGCACCCCAACTCGAGCAGGGCGAACTACTGGATGCACCTCAACCCTTTCCCGGTGCAAATGTCAGGGAGAATAACAATATTCCTCCATTCGTTGAGGAACCTCCCAGACAAGACAATGATGATAATCACCCTTTGTACAGAGAAATTGGTGACAATCCTGATAATCCTCCGCTTGACAACATCAATGAGGAGGAGGGACAAAGGGAAGAGCCAGCTGCTCAGGAGGAGCCTGCTGATGGCTGGAGAGCACAGGAGCAGGACCAAGTTCAAGGTGGTGGCGAAGCTGAAGAAGCTAATTGGAATCCCATGGAATGGGACAGACCTGCTGAGGAGCTCACCTGGGAGAGACTCCTTGGACTCGATGGTTCTCTCCTCTTCCTGGAGCATGTTTTCTGGGTGATTTCCCTCAATACCTCGTTCATCTTTGTGTTTGCGTTTTGCCCGCACAACATTGGACGTTACACCATCATTGGCCTTGGATTACAAAAACACGCTGCTGCTTCACATTTCGAGGGACTCGTCACCACTCTGTGCGGATATGGATTCATTGGTGGGACTCTCGTTGTTCTTCATACACTCGCTGCACTCTTTGGCTTCCAACGGTTTCAGAGAATTCTGGGGCTTTGCTATGTTGTGGTGAAAGTGGCACTGCTGTCTGTTGTGGAGATTGGAGTTTTACCCCTTGTCTGTGGCTGGTGGCTTGACATATGCTCGTTGGCAATGTTTGATGCCACTCTGAAGGACAGAGAATCCTCATTCAGAATTGCACCTGGAACCTGCATGTTCATTCACTGGCTGGTAGGCATGGTTTACATTTACTACTTTGCATCGTTCATTTTGCTGCTGAGGGAGGTACTCCGACCTGGAGTACTCTGGTTCCTGAGGAATCTCAATGATCCTGACTTTTCACCTATACAAGAGATGATTCATCTTCCAATTTTGAGGCACGCCAGGAGACTCGTGGCTTCAGCTGTTATTTTTGGTACTGCGATTTTACTCATGCTCTGGCTTCCGGTGAGAATTCTCAGGTGGGCATGGCCCGGATTTCTACCGTACACTGTTACTGTCCAGACTGGGGCTCAGGTAAGCGAATTATCCATGGAGCTTCTGCTCCTTCAAGTGATTCTCCCAGCTTTGCTCGAACAGTCCCATACTCGGACATGGCTGAAGGCGATAATTCGTGGCTGGTGTCAGGCAGTGGCCTGGATGCTAGATCTCCAGTCGTATCTCTTGAGGAACCAGCGAGATGATAGGGATAACGCTGTAATCGAGGAACTACAGCATGATCTCGGAGCTGCACACCAGGCCATTGCTCAAATGAGACATCGGGGGGCTCCCCCAGGGTATCAACCGTACACAAGATCTAGGTGGTTCCCAGCAAGGCTGGTTGGTCTCTTGCTGTGTCTCTGCGCCTCATTAGTAGTGGCGAGTCTCATCGCCATGACACTTCCTGTTTGGCTGGGGAGGAGGGTCATGGCTTTGTGGATGGTGGGGGCTCCTGCTCCATCACCACCGGTATTACCACCTGCAGTGCCAGTGAGCA GTGTTGGAGACACAATGGTAGTATTCTCGGGACGTGTTCACGAAATCTACACACTAGCCTGTGGCACTTATGTATGTTGGGCGGTAGCGCGTGGCCTTGCCCTCGCCTTCTCGTGGCTACCCCGGGGGCGTCGCGCAATTATTGATAGAATAAAACACTGGGCAATTATCAGTGTGCGTGCATCAATAGCTTTCATTCTTCTAGTCGGTGTTATCCCATTATTATTCGGGCTTCTCCTCGAGCTGGTCGTGGTGGTACCCCTTCGTCTACCACTCGAGCAAAATCCAATTCTATTCCCCTGGCAGGATTGGGCACTTGGCGTTTTATACACTAAAATAGCAACTGCCATTACAATGATGGGGCCCGAGTGGAAGCTTCGTACAGCTATTGAAAAGGCATATAACGATGGTGTCCGTGAAATGGATCTCAAATTTGTCATTACGGAATTAGCAGCACCTGTTATCTGTGTTTTTGGCCTTGCACTTGCTATTCCTTATGCCATTGGTTATGGTATTATACCCCTATTTGTCACGAATCTGCAGACACAGATATTGATAGCACGACGCCTTTACCcatttttattgcttatcaTATCGGTTTGTGTACTGATAACATTTCATATTCGACAGTTTAGAAAATTGTATGAGCACATTAAGAATGACAAGTATCTTGTTGGCCAGAGGCTCGTCAACTACGAACATCGAAACAAACAGCAGTCGCAGAGGTCAAGTTAA